In the genome of Cuculus canorus isolate bCucCan1 chromosome 28, bCucCan1.pri, whole genome shotgun sequence, one region contains:
- the GATAD2B gene encoding transcriptional repressor p66-beta isoform X2, whose translation MDRMTEDALRLNLLKRSLDQADDRDDVLAKRLKMEGHEAMERLKMLALLKRKDLSGIEVPHELPVKQDGVKVYEEKLNGSLRPHGDGRTAGRPGKENINDEPVDMSARRSDQDRGRLTPSPDIIVLSDNEASSPRSSSRMEERLKAANLEMFKGKSIEERQQLIKQLRDELRLEEARLVLLKKLRQSQLQKENVVQKTPVVQNAASIVQPSPAHVGQQGLSKLPSRPGAQGVEPQNLRTLQGHSVIRSATNTTLPHMLMSQRVIAPNPAQLQGQRVPPKPGLIRTTTPSMNPAINYQPQSSSSVPCQRTSSSAIYMNLASHIQPGTVNRVSSPLPSPSALNDAANSQAAAKLALRKQLEKTLLEIPPPKPPAPLLHFLPSAANSEFIYMVGLEEVVQSVIDSQGKSCASFLRVEPFVCAQCRTDFTPHWKQEKNGKILCEQCMTSNQKKALKAEHTNRLKNAFVKALQQEQEIEQRLQQQAALSPTAAPAVSSVSKQENIMRHHTLRQAPQPQSTLQRGIPTSARSMLSNFAQAPQLSVAGGLLGMPGVNIAYLNAGIGGHKASSLADRQREYLLDMIPPRSISQSISGQK comes from the exons ATGGACAGAATGACGGAAGACGCTCTGCGCCTCAACCTCTTGAAACGGAGCTTGGACCAAGCAGATGATAGAGATGACGTCCTGGCAAAGAGATTGAAAATGGAAGGACATGAGGCAATGGAGCGCTTGAAGATGCTAGCACTGCTGAAGAGGAAAGACCTCTCGGGCATCGAGGTGCCTCATGAGCTCCCGGTGAAACAGGATGGCGTGAAAGtctatgaagaaaagctgaatggGAGCCTCAGGCCCCATGGGGATGGCAGGACTGCAGGGAGGCCGGGGAAGGAGAACATTAACGATGAGCCGGTGGATATGAGCGCACGGAGAAG TGACCAGGACAGGGGACGATTAACCCCTTCACCAGACATCATTGTCCTCTCTGATAATGAGGCATCCAGTCCCCGTTCCAGCTCCCGTATGGAGGAAAGACTTAAAGCAGCCAATCTGGAAATGTTTAAG GGTAAAAGCATAGAGGAACGACAGCAGCTGATCAAGCAGCTCCGAGACGAGCTGCGGCTGGAGGAGGCCAGGCTTGTGTTGCTgaagaaactgaggcaaagccagctgcagaaggagaacGTGGTGCAGAAG ACTCCAGTTGTCCAGAATGCGGCGTCTATCGTCCAGCCATCTCCTGCTCATGTGGGACAGCAGGGCCTGTCCAAGCTTCCCTCCAGGCCTGGAGCTCAGGGGGTTGAGCCTCAGAACTTAAGGACATTACAG GGTCACAGCGTCATTAGGTCTGCCACAAACACGACTCTGCCCCATATGCTTATGTCACAGCGTGTGATCGCTCCAAATCCTGCCCAGCTACAAGGGCAGCGCGTTCCTCCTAAACCTGGCCTCATCCGCACTACAACTCCAAGCATGAATCCAGCCATCAACTACCAGCCG caATCAAGTTCTTCTGTTCCTTGCCAGCGCACATCGTCGTCAGCCATCTATATGAACCTTGCCTCTCACATCCAGCCGGGCACTGTGAACAGGGTGTCATCGCCGCTCCCCAGCCCCAGTGCTCTCAACGACGCCGCCAACTCCCAGGCAGCTGCCAAGCTTGCCCTCCgcaagcagctggaaaagacGCTGCTGGAGATCCCACCCCCAAAGCCACCCGCACCCCTGCTGCATTTCTTGCCCAGCGCAGCCAACAGCGAGTTCATCTAcatggtggggctggaggaggtggtgcAGAGCGTTATCGACAGTCAAG GGAAAAGCTGCGCATCCTTCCTGCGTGTGGAGCCCTTTGTCTGTGCCCAGTGCCGCACCGACTTCACCCCGCActggaagcaggagaaaaacgGGAAGATCCTGTGCGAGCAGTGCATGACTTCCAACCAGAAGAAGGCGCTGAAGGCAGAGCACACCAACCGGCTGAAGAACGCCTTCGTGAAAGctttgcagcaggagcag GAGATTGAGCAGAGGCTACAGCAGCAAGCGGCTCTGTCCCCCACCGCCGCTCCTGCCGTCTCCAGCGTCAGCAAACAGGAGAACATCATGCGGCACCACACACTCCGGCAG gctCCGCAGCCCCAGAGCACTTTGCAGCGTGGCATCCCCACCTCTGCCCGCTCCATGCTTTCCAACTTTGCGCAGGCACCCCAGCTGTCCGTGGCAGGCGGTCTCCTTGGCATGCCAG gCGTTAACATCGCTTACCTGAATGCTGGGATTGGAGGCCACAAAGCATCGAGTTTGGCGGACCGGCAGCGGGAATACCTTTTGGATATGATCCCACCCCGCTCTATATCGCAGTCCATCAGCGGACAGAAATAA
- the SLC27A3 gene encoding long-chain fatty acid transport protein 3 produces the protein MAVAVLAALAALSLLQRLLLPHLWSDLRFALRAARCRRRARGGGSLAARFLRAARAAPGRPFLRAAGRDEPYAGAARRVARVANALRGRLGPGRTVGLLVGNEPRFVWAWLGLAALGARPAFLGTALRPQALRHCLRASGAGALLAADDLFAVVEPILPSLREDGIAVWVLGSGPYPDGVVALQELLDAASEELEPEDVWEPEDMNDTCLYIFTSGTTGLPKAARVSHLKSIMCLSFYELVGASSQDVIYLALPLYHMAGSLLGIVGCIGIGATCVLKEKFSASQFWDDCRAEGVTVFQYIGELCRYLVNQPPRPGEREHGLRLAVGSGLRPDVWQSFLQRFGAIRIVETYGMTEGNVTLFNYTGTPGAVGRSSFIYKLFSPFEIVRYDVCKGAPVRDAAGRCIRVGTGETGLLIAPVTPRTPFLGYAGSRELSEQKLLRGVFAEGDTYFSTGDLMEQDAAQFVRFRDRTGDTYRWKGENVATTEVAEALMAHESLQEATVYGVTVPGHEGRAGMAALVLRPGCGLDGPALYRHVEQLLPPYAWPRFLRLQEHLAMTETFKQQKVRLAQEGFDPSRIPDPLFLLDESTKAYVPLSPALCQSVLDGRLRI, from the exons ATGGCGGTGGCGGTGCTGGCGGCGCTGGCGGCGCTGTCGCTGCTGCagcggctgctgctgccgcaCCTCTGGTCCGACCTGCGGTTCGCGCTGCGGGCGGCGCGGTGccggcggcgggcgcggggcgggggcagcCTGGCGGCGCGGTTCCTGCGGGCGGCGCGGGCGGCTCCGGGGCGGCCGTTCctgcgggcggcggggcgggacgAGCCCTATgcgggggcggcgcggcgggTGGCGCGAGTGGCCAACGCGCTGCGGGGGCGGCTCGGGCCCGGTCGCACcgtggggctgctggtgggcaACGAGCCGCGCTTCGTCTGGGCCTGGCTCGGGCTGGCGGCGCTCGGGGCCCGCCCGGCCTTCCTCGGCACCGCCCTGCGGCCGCAGGCGCTGAGGCACTGCCTGAGGGCCAGCGGGGCCGGGGCGCTGCTGGCGGCCGATG ACCTGTTTGCGGTGGTGGAGCCCATCTTGCCCAGCCTGCGGGAGGACGGCATCGCagtgtgggtgctgggctcaGGGCCGTACCCCGATGGCGTTGTGgccctgcaggagctgctggacgCAGCCTCTGAGGAGCTGGAGCCCGAGGACGTCTGGGAGCCCGAGGACATGAACGATACTTGCCTCTACATCTTCACCTCCGGCACCACTG GTCTCCCCAAAGCCGCTCGTGTCTCCCACCTCAAGTCCATCATGTGCCTGAGCTTCTACGAGCTGGTGGGAGCCTCCAGCCAGGATGTGATCTACCTGGCGCTGCCCCTCTACCACATGGCCGGGTCCCTCCTGGGCATCGTCGGCTGCATTGGCATTG GAGCCACTTGTGTGCTGAAGGAGAAGTTCTCAGCCAGCCAATTTTGGGATGATTGCCGCGCCGAGGGTGTCACCGTCTTCCAATACATCGGGGAGCTCTGCCGCTACCTGGTCAACCAGCCCCCG CGCCCCGGCGAGCGGGAACACGGGCTGCGGCTGGCGGTGGGCAGTGGGCTGCGCCCCGACGTCTGGCAGAGCTTCCTGCAGCGCTTCGGGGCCATCCGCATCGTGGAGACCTATGGCATGACTGAGGGCAACGTCACCCTCTTCAACTACACGGGGACACCGGGGGCCGTGGGGCGCAGCAGCTTCATCTACAAG CTCTTCTCACCCTTCGAGATCGTGCGCTACGACGTGTGCAAGGGAGCTCCGGTGCGGGATGCGGCTGGGCGCTGCATCCGCGTGGGGACGG GTGAGACGGGGCTGCTGATTGCTCCGGTGACCCCCCGGACCCCCTTCCTGGGCTATGCTGGCAGCCGGGAGCTGTcagagcagaagctgctgcGAGGGGTCTTTGCCGAGGGGGACACCTACTTCAGCACCGGAGACCTGATGGAGCAGGATGCGGCCCAGTTCGTCCGCTTCCGCGACCGCACGGGGGACACCTACAG GTGGAAGGGTGAGAACGTGGCCACCACTGAGGTGGCCGAAGCCTTGATGGCCCACGAGTCCCTACAAGAAGCCACAGTCTACGGTGTCACCGTTCCAG GCCACGAGGGTCGCGCGGGGATGGCGGCCCTGGTGCTGCGCCCTGGCTGCGGGCTGGACGGCCCCGCGCTCTACCGGCACGTGGAGCAGCTCCTGCCGCCCTATGCTTGGCCCCGTTTCCTCCGCCTGCAG gagcaCCTGGCGATGACGGAGACCTTCAAGCAGCAGAAGGTGCGGCTGGCGCAGGAGGGCTTCGATCCGTCTCGCATCCCCGACCCTCTCTTCCTGCTGGATGAGAGCACCAAAGCCTACGTGCCACTCAGCCCTGCGCTCTGCCAGAGTGTCCTGGATGGGCGCCTCCGCATTTAG
- the GATAD2B gene encoding transcriptional repressor p66-beta isoform X1 yields the protein MEAGDRLPLPRSAPVGNPDFQPCGILPPFSTPSASSFPDAASPRQIQEGSSQENFHISALTWSKMDRMTEDALRLNLLKRSLDQADDRDDVLAKRLKMEGHEAMERLKMLALLKRKDLSGIEVPHELPVKQDGVKVYEEKLNGSLRPHGDGRTAGRPGKENINDEPVDMSARRSDQDRGRLTPSPDIIVLSDNEASSPRSSSRMEERLKAANLEMFKGKSIEERQQLIKQLRDELRLEEARLVLLKKLRQSQLQKENVVQKTPVVQNAASIVQPSPAHVGQQGLSKLPSRPGAQGVEPQNLRTLQGHSVIRSATNTTLPHMLMSQRVIAPNPAQLQGQRVPPKPGLIRTTTPSMNPAINYQPQSSSSVPCQRTSSSAIYMNLASHIQPGTVNRVSSPLPSPSALNDAANSQAAAKLALRKQLEKTLLEIPPPKPPAPLLHFLPSAANSEFIYMVGLEEVVQSVIDSQGKSCASFLRVEPFVCAQCRTDFTPHWKQEKNGKILCEQCMTSNQKKALKAEHTNRLKNAFVKALQQEQEIEQRLQQQAALSPTAAPAVSSVSKQENIMRHHTLRQAPQPQSTLQRGIPTSARSMLSNFAQAPQLSVAGGLLGMPGVNIAYLNAGIGGHKASSLADRQREYLLDMIPPRSISQSISGQK from the exons GATGGACAGAATGACGGAAGACGCTCTGCGCCTCAACCTCTTGAAACGGAGCTTGGACCAAGCAGATGATAGAGATGACGTCCTGGCAAAGAGATTGAAAATGGAAGGACATGAGGCAATGGAGCGCTTGAAGATGCTAGCACTGCTGAAGAGGAAAGACCTCTCGGGCATCGAGGTGCCTCATGAGCTCCCGGTGAAACAGGATGGCGTGAAAGtctatgaagaaaagctgaatggGAGCCTCAGGCCCCATGGGGATGGCAGGACTGCAGGGAGGCCGGGGAAGGAGAACATTAACGATGAGCCGGTGGATATGAGCGCACGGAGAAG TGACCAGGACAGGGGACGATTAACCCCTTCACCAGACATCATTGTCCTCTCTGATAATGAGGCATCCAGTCCCCGTTCCAGCTCCCGTATGGAGGAAAGACTTAAAGCAGCCAATCTGGAAATGTTTAAG GGTAAAAGCATAGAGGAACGACAGCAGCTGATCAAGCAGCTCCGAGACGAGCTGCGGCTGGAGGAGGCCAGGCTTGTGTTGCTgaagaaactgaggcaaagccagctgcagaaggagaacGTGGTGCAGAAG ACTCCAGTTGTCCAGAATGCGGCGTCTATCGTCCAGCCATCTCCTGCTCATGTGGGACAGCAGGGCCTGTCCAAGCTTCCCTCCAGGCCTGGAGCTCAGGGGGTTGAGCCTCAGAACTTAAGGACATTACAG GGTCACAGCGTCATTAGGTCTGCCACAAACACGACTCTGCCCCATATGCTTATGTCACAGCGTGTGATCGCTCCAAATCCTGCCCAGCTACAAGGGCAGCGCGTTCCTCCTAAACCTGGCCTCATCCGCACTACAACTCCAAGCATGAATCCAGCCATCAACTACCAGCCG caATCAAGTTCTTCTGTTCCTTGCCAGCGCACATCGTCGTCAGCCATCTATATGAACCTTGCCTCTCACATCCAGCCGGGCACTGTGAACAGGGTGTCATCGCCGCTCCCCAGCCCCAGTGCTCTCAACGACGCCGCCAACTCCCAGGCAGCTGCCAAGCTTGCCCTCCgcaagcagctggaaaagacGCTGCTGGAGATCCCACCCCCAAAGCCACCCGCACCCCTGCTGCATTTCTTGCCCAGCGCAGCCAACAGCGAGTTCATCTAcatggtggggctggaggaggtggtgcAGAGCGTTATCGACAGTCAAG GGAAAAGCTGCGCATCCTTCCTGCGTGTGGAGCCCTTTGTCTGTGCCCAGTGCCGCACCGACTTCACCCCGCActggaagcaggagaaaaacgGGAAGATCCTGTGCGAGCAGTGCATGACTTCCAACCAGAAGAAGGCGCTGAAGGCAGAGCACACCAACCGGCTGAAGAACGCCTTCGTGAAAGctttgcagcaggagcag GAGATTGAGCAGAGGCTACAGCAGCAAGCGGCTCTGTCCCCCACCGCCGCTCCTGCCGTCTCCAGCGTCAGCAAACAGGAGAACATCATGCGGCACCACACACTCCGGCAG gctCCGCAGCCCCAGAGCACTTTGCAGCGTGGCATCCCCACCTCTGCCCGCTCCATGCTTTCCAACTTTGCGCAGGCACCCCAGCTGTCCGTGGCAGGCGGTCTCCTTGGCATGCCAG gCGTTAACATCGCTTACCTGAATGCTGGGATTGGAGGCCACAAAGCATCGAGTTTGGCGGACCGGCAGCGGGAATACCTTTTGGATATGATCCCACCCCGCTCTATATCGCAGTCCATCAGCGGACAGAAATAA